The Nitrospira lenta DNA window GATGCTGCAGAACGCCAAGAGCGGCGCCTGCCTGGAAGACTGCCACTATTGTTCGCAATCGGCCGTCTCGAACGCGCCGATCGAACGCTACAATCTGCTCCCGCAGAAACAGATGATCCAGGGTGCGCGCGAAGCCGCCGCCTCGAAGGCCCAGCGCTACTGCATCGTCATCAGCGGTCGCAGCCCGTTGGATCGGGAAATCGATGAAATCGCCGGAGCTGTCCGGTCCATCAAGCAGGAAATCCCGATTCAGATCTGCTGCTCGCTCGGCTTGATGAGCGATGAACAGGCCAAGCGGTTGAAAGCCGCCGGCGTGGATCGCGTGAACCATAATCTGAACACCAGCGAAGCCTTCCACGAGTCAATTTGTACGACCCATACGTTCCAGGACCGCCTCTCGACCATCAAGAATGCGCGCGCGGCCGGATTGGAAATCTGCTCGGGCGGGATCGTTGGCATGGGGGAAAGCAACGACGACCTCATCGACCTGGCTACTGCCCTGCGTGACGTGAAACCGGACTCGATTCCCTTGAACATGCTCAATCCGGTAGAAGGCACGCCGTTGGAGAACATCGACGCCCTCACACCGCAGCGTTGCCTCAAAGTCCTCTGCCTCTTCCGTTTCCTGCACCCGCGCACGGAAATCCGCATCGCCGGCGGCCGCGAACACAATCTGCGCAGCCTCCAACCCCTCTCCCTCTACCCCGCTGACTCAGTCTTCGTGAATAACTATCTGACGACACCAGGATCCCCAGCCCCCGAAGTCTGGGGCATGATCGAAGACCTGGGTTTCAAAATCGAAGTGGATTACCAGCAGCCAGTGGCAGGGTAGGCACAGCCTAGACCGCCGTCTTTTCCAAGCGCTTGCTCCTTATTGGACCTATTGCCGATTGGGTGCTCTCCCACGACCACATAGGTCTTGGCTTCGTTCCATCGGCAAAGAGGAAAGCCAATTGAACCCCATCCCGACTCAGCGCATTGCTAAACTTAAGGAAGCAATCGCCTTGAGCTTTGCCAAGATTAGTCATCCCGCCCCAAACAATATTGCCCCTCATCAGTGCGAGGAATGTGCTGAAGCAAGAGAGACTTTCATCCAAAAAGACTGGAGGATGCTGAGTAGCGACGTCATGGAAGGCCACTTTGACCAGTTATCCTTGCTCTCACCTGAGGCGTTTCAATTCTTTCTGCCCGCATTCATGTGCTTCTCATTGGACCACTTAGACTCCCCGACATGCGAATTTACCGTCTACGCGTTGGCATTCAACTACACCAGGAAAACCAAAGAAGAGACAGATCGGCAAATAGAGTGGTGGGATTCTCGATTCAGTCTTTTTGAAAAAGATCAGCTTCTTGTTCTCATCAATTTCTTAGACCTCGTGAAAGATAGTGATGACAGGAACTACTTTCAAGACGAAGTTCAAAGAGGGAAGCACCACATCGAATTATTAGTATCTAAGTACTAATTTCCTCCTACTCCTCCCTTAACCCCTCCACCACCGGCTGTTGTGCTGCCCAGCGGGCGGGGAAGTAACCGGCGACTAGCGTTGCGGCTGCCGCTAAGCCGACGGCTTGGGCGAGGGCGCCGAAGGGAAGGATCATCTGAATCGTCCAACCAAATGATTGTTTGTTGATCACTTTAATCAGCAGCAAGGACAGCAGTCCGCCGCCAACAAGTCCCAGTGCGATGCCCACCAATCCTAGATAAGCCGCTTCCCACAAGACCAACTGTCTTATTTGCCCCTCGCTGCCGCCGATGGCACGTAGCGTGGCGAACTCCCTGCGCCTTTCGAGCACCGACGTCACCAATGTATTCACGATACCAAGCATGGCGATGATCACAGCGATCGCTTCGAGCACATAGGTCAGCAGAAAGGTCCGGTCAAAGATGTCGAGAATCTCCTTCCGCAACTCGCCGTTGCTGATGATCAGCGGTGGCAATGTCCGGTCCTGTGCTTGCTGCAAGACGGCGGCAATCGCCTGCCGGACCCGCTCCCTATCCGCCCCGTCGTTCAGATAGATCGGGAAGACCGTCACGAGTGCATCCTGCCAAAGCGATTGATAGAGCCCGCGGTCCATGACCAGCTTTCCACCGTCGGTGGCATAGTCGTAAAACACGGCCACGACCGGAAATGAGCGCGCTCCTTGCGGCGTCATGATCTCCAGCGACTGCCCTTCACGAATGCCGAGCCGGTTGGCCAGCACTTCAGATACGATAACCCCGCCGCTATCGACGGCCTGGTTCAATAGGTCGGTGGAATCCCCCTGGCGGACGAGATACTGGCTGCGCCTGGCATGGAGTCGCAAATCACGCGAGACAATCGCCACACGTTGCCCCTTCACCTCAACCCGCACATCCCGATAGGTATCCACCTCCGCCACACCGGGGATGGCGGCCAGCACTGCTTGCCAGCCTGGGGGCAGACTCTTCGTACCATTCCCGCTATTCGCCTCCCGCAGCCAGGTTGAGGGCGCGACGACGATGTCGGCGATCACAGTCTCGTTGATCCAGACTTCGACGGTGTGCCGGAAACTGCGCACCATGATGAGCACACCGATCATGATCGCCAGCCCTACCATCAGCGCCGAAACCGTCACGCCGTTCCGGCCTGGATTTCTCGCCGCATGCTCCACGGCGATCTCTCGCATCGCACCTTGCACGCCGGCGAGTCGTTCGCCCTGTAGCGTCCGCTTTCTCCACCCAGTAATACAGAACGGCGCGAGGCACGACAGTCCGGCCAATAAACAGAACGTGGCGAGATAGCCCCAAATCGGCACGCCGCCCAACGGTCCGGCTAGAGCAAGCAGTCCGGCGATCAAGAGCAATCCGAGTCCGCCAGCCGCCAATCCCCCCACACGCACCTGTCGGCTGCTCTCGTAATCACCGGGAGCTAACGCCCGCACGGTGGCGGTTCGGCTGGCATCGAGGCTCGGTCCGATCGCCCCGATCATGGAGACGAGACAGCCGATCAGAATCCCTTCACCCGATGCCTGCCAGAGTTCAGCTGAGTCGAACCAGGATGCGGATCCCTGAGCCACCGGGGTGTAGAGATCAGAAATCGTCTGGCTGACCAGTATGACGAGTTTTTGCGCCAGCAGAATACCGCCCACGCTCCCGACAATCCCACCCAACAGCCCGAACAAAGCGGCCTCGGTCAGGAAGAGCCATGCCACACGGGACTGGGTCATGCCGATCGCGCGGTAGATGCCGATCTCACGTCGGCGCTGCGCCACGGCGAAGGCCATCGTGTTGTAGATGAGAAACATACCGACGAGCAGTCCGACCCAACTCAATACGGTGAGATTCAATCGGAACGCCCGCACCATCTGCTCAACCTGGCGCGTCCGGCTCGCCGGCCGCTCGACCGTGACATGCGGCGGCACAACGGCGCGCACGGCCTGCGCCGCTACATCAATCTCGACCTCCGGGCTTGTGACCAAATCGATTCGGTCCAACTTCCCGATCATGCCAAACAGAACTTGGGCGGCGGCAATGTCCATGATCGCCACATGATCCCAGGATGAGACCCGATCGGATTGGTCCTGAATCACACCGGCAATCCGCGCTTGCACCTGCCGAGCCCCGACTTGGAGCTGAACGGTACTTCCCTTCACAAGATGCCACTCAGCCGCCAGCTTTCTTCCAAGATACAGGCTGTCGGCTTTCAGTAAGCCAGCGAGCGGATTGTCATCCTGTCCCTGCATGACTCGAAACCCGCGCGAGTCAAACTCCGCCAGCAGATCCAGGCCAATCACTTGCAGCGCCCCACTCGGTTGCCCGGCATCGAGCCGCACCGCCGTCTGCACGATGACCGGTGTCGCAGAAGCCAAGCCCGGCACTTCCCGCACCTTCGCAATCAGCTGCTCATCCAGTCCGAAATCTCCTCCGGAGATCTCCAAGGTGGTCGGACCGGCAACGGTCAGCACCGCCTGCTCAAATGAATGCAGCACTTCCACATTGGCTGTTCGCACCGCCACGGACGCCGCCACACCCAGCGCCACCCCCACAATCGTGAGGCCGGTCCGAAACGGCCGCTGAGTCATATGAGAGAGAAGAAGGAGCGCGACAACTTTCAACCAGGCCATTGTGCGGCTCCTAGAGATACGGCTTTTATCTGCACTTACGTAGAACCACGGCGAAGGGAAACACCTACAGACACGAGGGATTTACGGGCTGCACAGAATGGCCGTTTCGTTTACAGGCCGCCGACCCTTTGCTAGATTGACGAGGAACATTTGATCGGGAGTTACACATGGCACGTAGTCGAGGGAACAACGCACTTCAGCTGGACCGAGGCCCGAAGGCCGAGTTCTCCATTACCCCCCGGCAACGGGAAATTCTCAAGATGGTCGCCCTCGGCCATACGAATCGTGAGATTGCGGAAACACTGGCCATCAGCATCCGCACCGTCGAGGTGCATCGCTTCAATCTGATGCGGCGGCTGAACGTCCGAAACGTGGCGCAGTTACTTCGCCAAGGCCTTCAGCAGGGATTACTGCCTCGCAACTTCGGCCTCAAGTAGCGTCAGAGCTCTTTGACCTTCCCCCGACATTCTGTCACCGATCCGTAGCCCTTCTTCTTGAGCTGTGCCGCGAGTTCGGCCTCCAGCCGTCCGAAGGCTCCCAGCCCCTCTTCAACCAAAACAGTGCCGACCTGCACAGCCGAGGCTCCACAGAGGAAATGCTCGAAGGCATCGACACCGTTCATGACGCCGCCGGTGCCGATGATGGGAATCTTTCCCTGAAAGATTTTGTAGAAGGCGCGGACATTCGCCAGCGCCACGGCCTTGATGATCGTGCCGCCCAACCCGCCGAATCCACCCTTCGGCTTGATCACAACTTCTTCACGGTCCGGATCCACCACCAACCCGTTGCCGACCGAATTAATCATATTGAGGAAATCGACTTCGCAACGGCCAATGACTTTTCCCATGACCTCGTGATGCGCCGGATCGAAATACGGCGGCAACTTCACGCCCATCGGAACGGTGATGACTTTGCGCACGCGCTTGAGCAACCGCTCGGACGCTTCCGGGTCGTACCCGATCTGCGGCTTGCCGGGAATATTCGGGCAGGAGAGATTCACTTCGATCAAGTCGGGCTTCGCCGCGTTGATCACGGCCGCGATCGTCGGAAAATCGTCTTCACACAGTCCCGCCACGCTCGCGATCACCGGCTTACCGAACTGTTTCAATTCGGGAATGAGTTCGGCATAGGCGCGATAGCCGAGGTTGGGCAATCCCATCGAATTGATCGAGCCGCCGGGGAATCCATAGTAGCGGGGCTCCGGATTCCCCTGGCGCGCCTCGACGGTCATCGACTTGGTGACTATGGCTCCCGCGCGCGACTTGCCCAGCGCCACCAGTTCGTCACGCGTGACACAGAGCGCGCCGGCTGCGTTCATCACGCAGCTGGGAAACTTCACCCCTGCAATCGTCGTGGAAAGATCGGTCATGCTACCCCCGTTAAAGCCGGCGATGGCGTGCGCGCAACCAGCCGCCCGTCCTGCATCGTCCAGATATAGTCGGCACATTCCGCGGCAGTCTGGCTATGCGTCACCAGTAAGACGGTGACGCTGTCTGCTTTCGCCAGAGATCGAATCAACGTCATGATTTCCGCCCCCTGATGCGAATCGAGATTTCCTGTCGGTTCATCGGCCAGCAGCAATTTCGGCCGGTGCGCAAGCGCACGGGCAATCGCCACCCGCTGTTGCTCACCACCCGACAACTCTCCGGGGCGGTGATGCTTCCGATGCCCCATATGGACCAACTCCAATACGCTCTCCGCCCGCTGTGCAACCGACCGACCGCCGTCTCCGCGCAACATCAATGGCAGCGCCACATTCTCCAGGGCCGTCAGCCCTGGGACTAAGTGAAAGGCTTGAAACACAATACCGATCAATTCCCTCCGCGCCAAGGTCCACTCGTGACTGGTAAATGTGGTGGTCGCGCGCCCGTCGAGATAGAGTTCTCCGGATGAAGGCCGATCAAGACCGCCCACCAGATTCAGCAATGTACTCTTCCCGCATCCGCTGGGTCCGACGAACGCGCAGAATTCGCCGCGTGCGACATCAAGACTGACACCATGCAACGCCGCGACCGTGGCCTCGCCACGCGCATACGTTTTGGACAACTGGGCCAGCTTCACCATGCCTGCGGCACACCTTAGATTCTGCCATGTCTGTAGAATGATCATCCTCGTATAACACAACCATTTAGAGCCTCACAACCTTGACAGTCGAGGGCTCCTCGCCCTACAACCAGCCGCATCACTCCCTGTCTGAGGGTGACGCATGATGGAATCGTGGCCGCGGAAATTGCCAGGCTTGATACGGCACGCCGTCCGATTTTTTCTGCCGGCTGACTGTGCCACCTGCGGAGTACCGCTTACGACCGATCCCGTCCCGCTGTTTTGCACGACCTGCTGGGAGACCATCGCTCCGCTCAGGCTGGCCCGCTGCTCGCAATGCGATCGTCCGTTGCCCTCGCCCATCGCACTCACCTACAGTCCCACCCATCGCTGCCACCACTGCGTGGTTCGCCCGCCCGCCTATGCAAAGGCCTGGACCCTGTATCCCTATCTGCCTCCCCTACAAGACGCGATCTGTCTGTTCAAGTACCGTGGGAAAGTCTCGCTGGCCAAGCCGCTTGGACAATTGCTGATCAACGCCCTCCCGGCTGCGCTGGATGCAGACCTCGTCATTCCCGTGCCGTTGCATCCAACCCGTTTGAGAGAGCGTGAGTTCAATCAATCGCTGCTACTTGCCGATCAAGTGGCCACACACCTCCATCTCCCTCTTTCGTTTACGAATCTCGTTCGGAGCGTCCCGTCAGAACCCCAAAGCACGTTGTCACGAAAAGAGCGGATGAAGAACCTTCGCCGGGCGTTTATCATTCGTCGCCCTGAATTGGTTGCTCAGAAACGCATCCTTCTTATCGATGACGTCTTTACGACTGGCACAACCGTGAATGAATGTGCCAAGGTGCTCCGGAAGGCCGGAGCGGATGCCATCTTCGTCCTGACACTGGCGCGAACGATCGAGTCGAACGTCGTGCCGGATCGAATCCTGGCCCAACGCGCCAACGGTCTACTCGAAGTCTTGAAGGGCTAGCCATGCCGATCTATGAATACTTCTGCCGCGATTGCCGCAAGCGAAGCACCTTGCTCATACTCAGCCTATCCAGTCCGACTCCACCTGCATGCAAACACTGCGGGAGCCTGGCCGTCGACCGCCTCCTGTCAGGATTCTCCTCTCCAAAGTCCGAAGAGGCTCGGCTTGCATCCCTTTCAGACTCCGACAACCTCGACGGGCTGGATGAAAACGATCCGGAGTCCATGTCTCGCTTTATGAAGCACATGGGGGACGAGATGGGTGAGGACGTCGAACAAGATGTCGAAGCTATGATGGATTCAGCCGACAATGGGGCCTCCCATGACGGGAGCACTGACAGTCTATGACAGGCATTGTCATGTATTTTTACTTGACAATCCTCCCTCACTCTCTAAAATGGCCCTTACCTTCTGGAGTTTTATGAGAAACAGACCCTCTCAGAACAGGTGGGACGATGGGGACAGCCCCGAAGAGCGAATTGATGACGGTGTCGGAGACGTGTCTGTACCTGAAGATTACGACCCGCACCCTCTATCGCTATATACAGAACAGACAGATTCCAGCCTTCAAGCTTGGGAAAGAATGGCGATTCGTACGTTCGGATCTGGAACAGTGGATCCGCGACCGGACCAGAACCGCCCTCCCGTCATAAACTAGGATCGACCTATGTTCGCTGGCGAATATCTGTGCAAAGTGGATGAGAAGGGACGTTTTATCGTCCCCTCCCCGATCCGCGAGCAGATTGAAGCCGACGGCCAGGCCGTCACGTTCCTCAAGGGCCCGGAACAATCCCTCCTCATCTATTCCTTGAAGGAATGGGAAAAGGTGTTAGACCGAACCAAGACGACGCTCGACGAAGACCAGAGCCGTCTCTTTATGCACTTTGTCGTGTCCGAGGCAGGCACGTCGGAAATCGACAAGACCGGACGCATCCTCATTCCAGGCCGTTTACGCAAACAGATCCCCCTGGATGAAGATCTCGAAATCATTCTGGTCGGGATGTATCATCGGATGGAAGTCTGGAACCCCAGTGAGTGGCGCCGCTACATTGCCCGCACCGAAGATCGCTACGAACAGAACATGTCGAAGATCCAGAACCTCCTGTAAGTTCACTCCATGCCTGCCGGACGACGTCGCACAGGCTCCCACCGCTCACAAGTCTCCGTTCGCGTCGTCTCCTATCGACCGGCAGCCAAATCTGAGCCCGTGTCGAAGCAACCGTCCGCCTCCGATCTACGCCCAACGGTTCGACAAACCCATCCACGAGTGCCCCTTCACATCCCTGAGTCATCCGCCGTCGTGACAGGCGAATCCCTCGACATCACGCTGCCGGTTCCCCCCAGCATCAATCACCAATACGCCACGGTCCAAGGCCGTCGGGTTCTCTCTTCAGCGGGTCGAACGTACAAGGAGCATGTCGGGCAACAGATCTGGCTGGCTCTGTCTCGATCGCCCCATAAGCGAGCGTTGCTGCATCGGCTTCAATCGGAATCCTTGGCCCTCTCTATCCGCTTTTATTTCACCTCGCCGCTCCGCCGCGATGTCGATGGCGGGCTCAAAATCGCCCAGGACGCCCTCTGTGAAGGCATCGGCCTCAATGACAATCGTATTGTGGAAACCCATCTCTACAAAGATGTCGATCGAGCCAATCCCCGCATCCGAATTGCCCTCTCCCTGGCCGCTCGATAGTCGCCCCAATTCATCCCTGCAGCTTTAGATTCCAGCAAATCCGACCGATACGGGTGTGAACTCTTTCATCTATTGATCTTACTCCTAGCCATGGCCACGAAGACTATTTCGATCGATCAACTGCGCATTGGAATGTACGTCGCCAAAATCGACCTCTCCTGGTTTCGATCACCATTCCTCCGGCGCTCCTTGCTCATCAAACAGACCCCTCAAATTGAAAAACTACGCCGCGCCGGAGCCAAACAGATCGTCATCGATCTACTCCGCGGAGATGATGTCGCAGCGCCAATTGATCTTGATCCGCCGGTCTCCTCGCAAACGATCACCCTGGCACCGCAAACCCCTCCCTTGAAATCGGCTCCCAAGCCGCTCAGCCAGCTGAACGAAGAATACGCCCAGGCGCTGGTTGCCAGAAAACAACTGGAACAAACCGTTCATACGGTCTTCTCAGCAATATCGAAACGGGGATCTGTCGATCCTCAGGTAGCGGCGGAAGCGGTTCAGGAAGTTGCGATCGTCACCAGGACCCTCCCCAACTCAGCCATCTTCATGGCGCTCAGCCAGCAGCGGGCAGGTGACTCGTCGCTCAGCCAACATGCCCTGTCCACCTGCACCTTAGCCCTTGTGGTGGGACAATCGTTCGGCTACAACCCGCTCGAACTCCAGGAGCTGGCCACAGCGGCACTGCTTCACGATATCGGCTTAGTCCAGATTCCAGACGCGATCATTCAGCGAAGCGCCAACACCTCCAATCCACTGCCCGCACACGACCGACGCATTCTTCAGTCACATCCGCGCTTGGGCATCCTCGCGCTCGAACGCCAGGGAGGGTTTGGAACCAGAGTCTTACAGATGATCGGGGAACACCATATCCGTCTCGATGATTCCGGCTATCCCCCAGGCACCAAAGGCGAGTTTACGTCAGAGCGATCGCGCATCCTGATGATTGCCGATTACTACGACGAGCTGCTTACCGGATTCGGCGGAGCCTCGCCACTCGCGCCCCATCAAGCGCTCCAACGGATTTTTCGAGAATCTCAGGAAGGCGCCTTCGATCAGGTAATTCTTTCGCGGTTCATCAAGTTGATCGGCATCTACCCCGTCCACAGCCGCGTGCGATTGAACACCAATGAGCGAGCGGTTGTGACGGAGCTGAATCCATCGACGCTGCACCAGCCCGTTGTCACGATCACGCACACTCCCAGCGGAAGTGAACCGCCCACTCCCCTCGTCGTCGACCTGTCAGACCCAGCGAATGCCGCCCCGGAGCGTGTTATTGATACGGTACTGGATTCCCCGGAACACCTCCATCCCGCCCCTTCTTCACGAGCAGCCTAGCCCGCAGCAGAGCGCGCATCGGCACGTCGCCTATATCACCTGCGCATGCAGACGATAGACCCGCTGAAAGGATTGCTACTCGTAGCGTAACGCGTCAATGGGATTGAGGCGCGCCGCTTTATGGGCTGGATAGAGACCGAAGAAAAGACCCACTGCAAGCGAGAAGAGAAACGCGGCCAGCACTGTATTCCCGGAGATGATCGTCGGCCATCCGGCAATGACCGTGGTTAACCGGGCTCCCGCAATACCGAACAGAATGCCGAGCGTCCCGCCGACCACACTCAACGTCATCGCCTCGATTAAAAACTGCATGAGAATATGCCGCCGCTTGGCGCCGACCGCCATCCGAATACCGATTTCCCGCGTCCGCTCGGTCACCGACACCAGCAAGATATTCATAATACCAATGCCGCCGACCAGCAGCGAAACCGCCGCAATGGAGAGCAACATGACCGTCAACGTCTGGCTCGTGCCTTCTTGAACTTTCCCAATATCGACCTGCGTGCGGATCGTAAAATCATCGCCTTGTTCAACCTGGAGCCGGTGCCGGGCCCGCAAGAACTCACGAATCTGGTCGACGGCGGCAAATAAATCTTCCTGCCTCTCTGTGGCGGCAAACAACGCGCCGACCGATCCGATAAATTGCGTCCCGAACACCTTCCGCTCCGCGGTACTGAACGGGATGAACACGATATCGTCCTGATCCGACCCTTGAGCCGATTGCCCCTTCGGAGCCAGCACCCCGATCACGCGAAACGGCACATTCTTGATGCGAATGACCGAACCGACCGGCTCCTCGCCCGCCTCAAACAGATTCTCCACCACTGTTTGCCCGACCAGCGCCACACGCACTGCGGCATCCAAATCCGCCTGAGTAAACGGGCCCCCGCTGGTAAAGGACCAGTCCCGGATCGTCAGATAGCTGGGGGACACTCCATTCACGGGCCCGTTCCAGTTCTTGTTCCCGTTCACACTCTGCATGACATCGCGTTTCGCCCAGCCGGTATCCTGCAGCAGCGGAATCCGCTTCTTCATCTCCAGCGCATCGGACACCGTCAGCGTAACCGCGCCCCCCTGCCCGCCTCGAACGCCGCCGACGGTCGTCGACCCAGGCAGCACGATGATGACATTGGTGCCCATGCTGGCGACTTGCGCCTGCACGGCGGCCTTGGCCCCTTCCCCGATACTGACCATCGCAATCACCGCACCGACCCCGATGACGATCCCCAGCATCGTCAGTCCGGCTCGCAGCCGATTGCGACTGAGAACACGGATCGCAGTCATCAGCGTGAGAAGGAGAAAGGCCGGCATCACTGCCTCGCCAGCGACGTCGAAGGCGCGGGCTTGGTGCGTCGATCGGTAAGGACCTGGCCGTCTTTGATCACAATTTCACGGGCGGCATAGGTCGCAATGTCGGGTTCATGCGTCACCAGAATTACCGTGATCCCCGCTTCCTTATTCAGCCGATCAAGAATGGTCATGATTTCACGGCTCGACTCCGTATCCAGGTTTCCAGTCGGTTCGTCGGCCAGCAACAGAGATGGCGTCGTGACCAGCGCACGGGCAATGGCCACCCGTTGTTGCTGCCCGCCGGACAATTGCGTCGGATAATGCTGCTCCCGTCCTTTCAACCCCACACGCTCGAGTGCCGCCGCCGCCAGCGTCCGCTGTTCGCGAAGCGGGAGGCCGCGATAAAAGAGCGGCAGCTGCGCATTCTCCAACGCGCTGGTGCGGGGGATCAGATTGAAGCTTTGAAAGACAAACCCGATCTGCCGGTTCCGGATCTCCGCCAGCTCATCGGCGTGAAGCGCCGCGACATCGACGCCGTTCAACCAATAATGGCCGTTGCTGGGCTGATCCAAACAGCCCAGCATGTTCATCAGCGTCGACTTCCCCGATCCTGATGAACCCATGATCGCGACAAACTCGCCTTGTTCGATGGTGAGATTCAACCCGCGAAGGGCCTGCACTTCCACATCGCCCAGACGATACACTTTCCACACATCTTGGCATTGAATCAACGAGACCTGTCGACCATTGCCGCTAGTCATGGGCATTCAGTCTCTTCGGCATGGGAACCACCGCAACAGAGCGAGGATGCATTCCGACTACACACCCCGATCACGCGTACGGCGCTGTCCGCCGCCGCCACCGAAACCGGGCGGGAGCTCGCTCCCTTGTCGATTTGCCCGAGGCATGTCGAGCCCCACGATCACCGTATCCTGCTCTCCAAGCGAGCCGCCGACGACCTCCGTCCAAACACCATCGGAAATCCCCGTCTGAACCGACACGGAGACCAGCTCACCGGACTCCTCCTGCATCCACACCCTACGGGTAGGATTTCCAGGGTCCGCGGGACCGGACGATGGTCGGCTCGCCGCCGGCCGGCCTTCGGCCTTCACGCCTTTCCCTTCAGCCGATCCGCCTTCCGCACGGTCGCTCTTGGGCGGGGTAAAACGCAACGCCGCGTTCGGCACCTTGAGAACTTGCTCTTTTTGAGCCACGACAATGGAAACATTCGCCGTCATCCCGGGCTTCAGACGCAAATCCTGATTGTCGACGGCGACCACGACATTGTAGGTCACCACATTCTGCACATTGATCGGCGCCAACCGCACCTGGCGGATCACACCTGAAAACCGCACACCGGGATACGCATCCACGGAAAATGTGGCATCCTTTCCCTCCCCGATCCCGCCGATATCCGACTCACTCACATTGGTATCCACCTGCATCTTCGTCAGGTCGAGTGCGATGAGGAACAGATTCGGCGTAGCGAAACTGGCCGCAACGGTCTGCCCGACCTCAATATTTCTGGCCACCACAATGCCATCGACGGGTGAGCGAATCGTGGTGTATTTCAGCTCCAGCTCAGCCGAGTTCAATGCCGCGTCCGCCTGACGGACTTGCGCCTCGGCCACATGCACCTGCGCTTCCGCGCCCTGCGCGTTGGTCACGGCCACATCCACATCATTCTGCGAGACAAAGTTCTGATCGATCAGAGAACGGACCCGTTCAAGTTCTCGTTTGCGCTGCGCTCCGTCGGTCTTGGCCCGAGCCACATTCGCCCGCGCCATTTCCAGATTACTCGCAGCCTGGTCCCGGCGGGCCTTAAACGGTTCCGGATCGATCACGGCGACGACGTCGCCGGCCCTCACCCGTGAATTGAAATCCGCATGAAGACTTTTGATCATCCCGGAGACTTGGGAGCCGACTTGCACCGACACCACCGGATTGATCGTGCCTGTCGCACTCACGACGGAGACAACGGAGCCGCGCTCGACCGCGGCGGTCCGGTACCGCACCGGCGCCTTGCGTTCTCCGGTGAAGAACACATACCCACCGATGGCAAGCCCCACCGCCAAAATACCGAGCACGATACCGAATCGTCGCATAGGGAGGTCCTTATCCGATCAGACGAACAATCATCATATCAGGAAGTGGCGGAACGATTCATTA harbors:
- a CDS encoding efflux RND transporter periplasmic adaptor subunit, which codes for MRRFGIVLGILAVGLAIGGYVFFTGERKAPVRYRTAAVERGSVVSVVSATGTINPVVSVQVGSQVSGMIKSLHADFNSRVRAGDVVAVIDPEPFKARRDQAASNLEMARANVARAKTDGAQRKRELERVRSLIDQNFVSQNDVDVAVTNAQGAEAQVHVAEAQVRQADAALNSAELELKYTTIRSPVDGIVVARNIEVGQTVAASFATPNLFLIALDLTKMQVDTNVSESDIGGIGEGKDATFSVDAYPGVRFSGVIRQVRLAPINVQNVVTYNVVVAVDNQDLRLKPGMTANVSIVVAQKEQVLKVPNAALRFTPPKSDRAEGGSAEGKGVKAEGRPAASRPSSGPADPGNPTRRVWMQEESGELVSVSVQTGISDGVWTEVVGGSLGEQDTVIVGLDMPRANRQGSELPPGFGGGGGQRRTRDRGV